The Chryseobacterium wanjuense sequence CAACAAATTGGTTGGTTTAATTACGATTAAAGATATCGACAATCAATTAGAATACCCGAATGCCAACAAAGACGGGAGCGGACGTTTGATCGTGGGAGCCGGAGTTGGTGTAGGAGAAGATACATTGGATAGAATTGCAGCTTTGGTTCAGGCCGGGGTTGATATTATCGGTATCGATTCTGCTCACGGACATTCGAAAGGAGTGTTGGATAAAATTGCTGAAATCAGAAGAACGTATCCGGATTTGGATATCGTTGGAGGAAATATTGTAACGGCTGAAGCTGCTGAAGATCTGATTAAAGCAGGAGCAAATGTATTAAAAGTAGGTGTTGGTCCCGGTTCTATCTGTACAACGAGAGTAGTTGCAGGAGTTGGAGTTCCTCAGTTATCTGCTATTTACAACGTGTACGAATATGCTAAATCTAAAAATGTAGCAGTAATTGCCGATGGTGGAATCAAGCTTTCAGGTGATATCGTAAAAGCGATTGCAAGTGGAGCAGGAGCAGTAATGTTGGGTTCACTGTTAGCCGGAACTGATGAGGCGCCAGGTGAAGAAATTATCTTCCAGGGCAGAAAATTCAAATCTTACCAGGGAATGGGAAGTCTTTCTGCAATGAAGAGAGGTGGAAAAGAGAGATATTTCCAGAGTGAGGCTAAAAAATTCGTTCCGGAAGGTATTGAAGGAAGAGTTCCGCACAAAGGAAAATTGGAAGATGTGATTTTTCAGTTGACAGGGGGTCTAAGAGCAGGTATGGGATATTGTGGAGCTAAAGATATTGAAGCTTTGCAAAAAGATACCAAAATGGTAATGATCACAGGAAGCGGATTGAAAGAATCTCATCCTCATGATGTTATCATCACGCAGGAAGCTCCGAATTATTCTTTATAATAATAAATAAATATAATGAACAAGGCTGTCTCAACATTGAGACAGCCTTGTTTTTTTGTTATCAATAGGAGCGGACTTTAGTCCGCTTTAATATGTTTAACGCTTGATTGGCTTTAGCCGAAACTTAAAATAAATCTTCAACTAAGAAATTAGTTCAACGAAAGAATCATACGTTCCGTCATAATCTTCCCATTTCTGATTATTCACAAAAAATGAGGGAGTTCCGTTCACTCCGCTTCTCACACCGCCTTCAAAATCATTTTCAATTTTATCCTGCAGATCGGCTGTGTTGATGTCGTTTTCAATTTTATTAAAATCAAGACCTAAAGATTTTACAGATTCTTTCAGCATTTCTTCATTCAAATGATTCTGATTTTCGTAGATGAGGTCGTGCATTTCCCAGAATTTTCCCTGTTTTCCAGCTGCTTCAGCGATCGTTGCGGCTGCCATTGCATATTGATGAGAATCTGTCAAAGGAAAATTTCTGAATACAAAAGCTACTTCATCGCCATATTCTTCAACAAATCTTTTTACCAAAGGATAAGCGTGTCCACAGTAAGGACACTGATAATCTCCGTATTCAACTAAAACAATTTTCGCGGTTTCCAAATTTCCCTGAACGTGATCATTCGACCCGACCGGAATTCTTAATGTAGACATAATGGATAAGTTTTTTTATTTTAAATTTTCTAATGCATCAATGATTCCGTCTGCTCCGGGATTAATTCCGTCCGGCGACAAATAACTCCACTGAATTGTTCCTTCTTTATCAATGACAAACAAAGCTCTTTTTGAAGTTCCGTTTTCTTCATTGTAGACGCCATATTTTTTTGCAATTTCTCCTTTTGGATTAAAATCCGCAAGCAATGGAAAGTGCAGTTTTCTGTCTCCCATAAAGGCATCATGACACCATGAGCTGTCTACGGAAATTCCCAGGATATCTGCATTGTATTTATGAAAAATACTGAGCATCTCGTTATATAAAGTCACCTGATCTCCGCAAACAGGGCTCCAGTCGGCGGGGTAGAAAACTAAAATTAAATTTTTTCCTAAAAAATCCGAACGTTTCAATTTCTGATCCGGTGTAGAGTGAAGTTCAAATTCCGGAGCAGGAGTTCCTTTTTCTAATATCATATTTGAGTGGTTTTTGGTTAAAGAAAATAGTGTAATCGATTAATTTGTAGAATAAAATTAGGAATAAGAATCCAATTATTAGCCATTGCTTTACTTAAATTAATATTAAAGTTTGATCTATTCTACTTTCCTGTATTTAAATTTGGGTTTAATCACATAATTTAAAAACCGGCCTTTGGATTGTACGGATCTGAACCTATCAAAGATTTCCTGAGGTACATCGAGATAATCATATACTGCTCCCGACTGATATATGATTCGCAATATTTCAGTCTCCGGGAAGTACAGATAATGATTGATTACTGATGAGGGCATGCATAATTTTCTGCAAAAAGTGTTCCTTGGTTGGAGTGGAATCTTTATTTTATTCCTACATTTTTATAATGAAAGGGGATTTTAGATTAAAAATAATAAAAGTATAAATTGCTCTATAAAGGTTATCATTTAATAATAAACTCACCAACATTATAATAATCATAATCATCAAATAAAAAAAGCAAGGGTAAAAATTTGTTGTCCTGTATATTGCTGTATTACCCTAAGCATCTTTAAAGAACGCTAATCTGATATTTCCTATCTGGTCTTTCTAACTATAAAACCACCGCATAAAGCAGTGGTTTACTTTAATTTATTACTAGAATCGACTACCAATCTTGTCTTAAAGCAACTCCAAAAGAGAAGCAGATAATTAGAAATATAAATAATAACCCATTAAAAATATAGTTTAGTATTTTACTATTATATCTATAAATCAAATAAAAATTAATTGTCAGTAAAATAATAATTATTGGAGTTAATTTTAAAAAATAATCATACTGAAAATATAATAATAATGCAGTATAAATTAATGAAATAATTAAAATTATTTGTGTGATTTTTTTCATTAGAGATTATTTTGGTTTATTAATTTCATCTTTAACAGTTTTAACAATTTTCTTACTTAAATCATTATCAATACTTTTATGAGTTGATTTGGGAGCATGTATATTAGTAACTTTAGTTTTTTTATTATCTTCTGAAACTGTTACTTTCTCACCACCATAAAAATCTTTTGTTTGATAATAATTCATAACTTTCGAAACATTTTTAGATTTTATTGTTGTATCTGAGTAAAAATCCATAATATCTAAAGTTATCATCAAATTGATTTTCAAATCCTTGTTTTCATTTGTTTTTTCAATTAAATTATCTCCACCTAAACTATGCCCCACAGCAGTTACATCACCATCAGGATGATTTTTGTTAAAACTTGAAATTGTTGAGTTTATATCATCTTTTGTATTTTCATTTTGGGAGGAATCAAAAATTACTACTCGAGTATCTTTACTGCTTAATTGATTTAATGCTCCTAACCCATTTTTATCAACAGAACCATCTCCTCGATTTCTTGCTTGGGTATGTCCTTTAACAGTATCACCTGAATGCCCCTGCACTACAACAACTAAATTTTTATATCCATCATTTTTCCTAAAGTCTACAGCTTCCAATCCTTCTAATTCTCGAGCATCAATAACCCTATTTTCAGAGAAATTATAATGAGACTGATAAGCATATTTTTCAGAAAGTGGATCAACATTGAAGAATCTTCCAATAGAAGGGTCGTAATTTCGCCACTTAAAAGAACTCCAGCCTGTATGTATTTGTTTTTCCTGTCCTTGAAAACTATATTTATAGGAAGGAGTGACAATTGATGTAGCGATAGTCCCATGCTCTAATCCAAATGGATAAAAATCAACTGCATCATCTATTACTGCATTTCCATTTGTGTCTTTATAAAAAGAAACTCTAATATTTCCAACTTGATCTTTATATTGATAAATATACTTATTATTTTCAAAACTATAATATCCTTCTGTTGTTGGCACAAATTTTAAATCGGGTGTTGTCGGTAATAGAGAACTATGCTCATATTGAAAACCATCTAAATAATCTGTGGTAATAAATGTTGAGCCTCTCATATATTGCTTTTGATGTTTAACTCCATCAGCTCTATAAATATGATTAAGTGTATATCCAACGCCAATTGCAGCATTCATTTGAATACTATTAGGAAGATTTAAAAAGTTATAATCAATTTGCTTTATTCTTTTATCAAGCATACTGGTCATATTACCACTTGTGTCATAGGTAATTATATTTCCACCTCCAGGATAACCGGAAGTATTTCCAGTTTCATCTGTGATTGTAATAAGTTTGTTCCCTTCATAATTATAAGTTAGATTATCAATTACCTCAGTGATTGATGTATTCCCTGTTCCTTTTTTTCCACGTACTAGATTAGCAATATTCCCATTATTATCATACTCTATATCTTCATAATAGTCGATATTCAAAGTAGTAGATAAAGGTTGATAACTTTTTCCATATATAAGCCTGTTAAGGCCATCATATTTATAAGTATACCTTTTAAGGATTCCGTCGGTTGCTGTTTTCCAGTCAACCTCAGAAATATT is a genomic window containing:
- a CDS encoding KTSC domain-containing protein; translation: MPSSVINHYLYFPETEILRIIYQSGAVYDYLDVPQEIFDRFRSVQSKGRFLNYVIKPKFKYRKVE
- the guaB gene encoding IMP dehydrogenase, which codes for MSIHNKIVETAITFDDVLLVPSYSEVLPNQVSLKSRLTDKITLNVPIVSAAMDTVTEAELAIALARVGGLGFIHKNMPIAEQAAQVNRVKRSENGMISDPVTLSKDHTLGEAREMMAKFKISGLPVVDAENTLIGIITNRDVKYQEKLDMKVEEIMTKDNLITSDKNTNLEQAKEILLKNRVEKLPIVDKNNKLVGLITIKDIDNQLEYPNANKDGSGRLIVGAGVGVGEDTLDRIAALVQAGVDIIGIDSAHGHSKGVLDKIAEIRRTYPDLDIVGGNIVTAEAAEDLIKAGANVLKVGVGPGSICTTRVVAGVGVPQLSAIYNVYEYAKSKNVAVIADGGIKLSGDIVKAIASGAGAVMLGSLLAGTDEAPGEEIIFQGRKFKSYQGMGSLSAMKRGGKERYFQSEAKKFVPEGIEGRVPHKGKLEDVIFQLTGGLRAGMGYCGAKDIEALQKDTKMVMITGSGLKESHPHDVIITQEAPNYSL
- a CDS encoding redoxin domain-containing protein: MILEKGTPAPEFELHSTPDQKLKRSDFLGKNLILVFYPADWSPVCGDQVTLYNEMLSIFHKYNADILGISVDSSWCHDAFMGDRKLHFPLLADFNPKGEIAKKYGVYNEENGTSKRALFVIDKEGTIQWSYLSPDGINPGADGIIDALENLK
- a CDS encoding DsbA family protein; translated protein: MSTLRIPVGSNDHVQGNLETAKIVLVEYGDYQCPYCGHAYPLVKRFVEEYGDEVAFVFRNFPLTDSHQYAMAAATIAEAAGKQGKFWEMHDLIYENQNHLNEEMLKESVKSLGLDFNKIENDINTADLQDKIENDFEGGVRSGVNGTPSFFVNNQKWEDYDGTYDSFVELIS